In Streptomyces sp. 840.1, one DNA window encodes the following:
- a CDS encoding GNAT family N-acetyltransferase → MTQPGTEAQVRPGIERDLESLTDIYNHYVRETALTFDTAPFTPEQRLPWLRSHPVDGPHRLLVAQDVRNVDGPAPRLLGYATSSAFRPKAAYSTSVEVSAYCAPGAAGRGIGTLLYAALFEALAGEDLHRAYAGIAQPNEASVRLHERFGFRHLGTYAEVGRKFGRYWDVAWYEKHLGTRTARVSP, encoded by the coding sequence ATGACACAGCCGGGCACGGAGGCGCAGGTCAGGCCAGGTATCGAGAGGGATCTGGAGTCCCTCACGGACATCTACAACCACTACGTGCGTGAGACCGCCCTCACATTCGACACTGCGCCCTTCACCCCGGAGCAGCGTCTGCCCTGGTTGCGCTCCCACCCTGTAGACGGCCCGCACCGGCTCCTGGTTGCTCAGGATGTCCGTAATGTCGATGGACCGGCTCCCCGGCTCCTGGGCTACGCCACCAGCAGCGCCTTCCGGCCCAAAGCGGCGTACTCCACCTCCGTCGAGGTGAGCGCGTACTGCGCCCCCGGCGCCGCCGGGCGCGGCATCGGCACCCTCCTGTACGCGGCGCTCTTCGAGGCCCTGGCCGGCGAGGACCTGCACCGGGCGTACGCGGGCATCGCCCAGCCGAACGAGGCCTCGGTCCGGCTGCACGAACGCTTCGGCTTCCGGCACCTCGGCACGTACGCGGAGGTCGGCCGGAAGTTCGGCCGGTACTGGGACGTCGCGTGGTACGAGAAACACCTGGGGACCAGGACCGCTCGCGTATCTCCCTAG
- a CDS encoding questin oxidase family protein, with protein sequence MDDTTHNSPDTSGTLDEALERLHSFGPERDGWLSNHAPMAVEALVHHGQAPGVHRWLDHYRAKLEDMPDRFAEVTPDNWREALGDPRRIADWTAYFERETADRPWREVLAEWWPRLLPGIAAGATHPVIRVGHCVRTLLASDGNGEKSGNAPRIAELAHGLGYWAARHQPLPPLAPLAPASGAAAALDAVDRVPDQSGGIRERLGQLTAFPLWPPQPVTDAGLARTRLEELVRAATHRYAAYAHGSPVMLVHAATAPNAVLRTLPALPRELWAPSLDAAWAASAAVTAAYSPARPADHPAAPAGLTPEEVFARAAAHGDDHTIKFTDTALDVGGPLALAAALRSIELNPPVL encoded by the coding sequence ATGGACGACACGACGCACAACTCACCCGACACCTCCGGCACGCTCGACGAGGCACTGGAACGGCTTCACTCCTTCGGCCCCGAGCGGGACGGCTGGCTGAGCAATCACGCCCCGATGGCGGTCGAGGCACTGGTGCACCACGGCCAGGCGCCCGGCGTGCACCGGTGGCTGGACCACTACCGGGCGAAACTGGAGGACATGCCGGACCGGTTCGCCGAGGTGACCCCGGACAACTGGCGCGAGGCCCTGGGCGACCCGCGCCGGATCGCCGACTGGACGGCGTACTTCGAGCGGGAGACCGCCGACCGGCCCTGGCGCGAGGTCCTCGCGGAGTGGTGGCCGCGGCTGCTCCCCGGCATCGCGGCCGGCGCCACCCACCCGGTGATCCGGGTCGGCCACTGCGTACGCACCCTGCTGGCCTCCGACGGGAACGGCGAGAAGAGCGGGAACGCGCCCCGTATCGCGGAACTCGCCCACGGCCTCGGCTACTGGGCCGCCCGCCACCAGCCGCTCCCCCCGCTGGCCCCGCTCGCCCCGGCATCCGGCGCGGCGGCCGCGCTGGACGCGGTGGACCGGGTGCCGGACCAGAGCGGCGGCATCCGGGAACGGCTCGGGCAGCTCACCGCGTTCCCGCTCTGGCCGCCGCAGCCGGTGACCGACGCCGGCCTCGCCCGGACCCGGCTGGAGGAGCTGGTGCGTGCCGCGACCCACCGCTACGCGGCGTACGCGCACGGCTCGCCGGTGATGCTGGTGCACGCCGCGACCGCGCCCAACGCCGTACTGCGTACGCTGCCGGCGCTCCCCCGGGAGCTGTGGGCGCCGAGCCTGGACGCCGCGTGGGCGGCCAGTGCGGCGGTCACCGCCGCGTACTCCCCGGCCCGGCCCGCCGATCACCCGGCCGCGCCCGCCGGGCTGACCCCCGAGGAGGTCTTCGCGCGGGCCGCCGCCCACGGAGACGACCACACCATCAAGTTCACCGACACCGCACTGGACGTCGGTGGCCCGCTCGCGCTGGCCGCCGCGCTCCGCTCGATCGAACTGAACCCGCCGGTGCTCTGA
- a CDS encoding RNA polymerase sigma factor RpoD/SigA, which yields MATRAVARRSSSTGGTNRASSVRAVGGEIADRDLVGMYLDEIARTPLLDAAKEVELSQTVEAGVFAQRILDGVVESDAGGASREELEALVADGERAKDVFIRSNLRLVVAVARRYPRAGLPLLDLIQEGNAGLVRAVEKFDYAKGFKFSTYATWWIRQAITRSIADQSRTIRLPVHLVEELGRIRRVQREFNREHGRDPEHAEIAAELDSTTSRVGDVLDWARDPVSLNMSVDDDGDTQFGDLLEDTSAVSPEQSVMTLLRSEELEELIGRLDNRTASIIRMRYGIEDGRERTLTEVGKQHGLTRERIRQIEKHALLELKRMAHDTGFDAAA from the coding sequence ATGGCAACCCGTGCCGTCGCCCGACGTTCGTCCTCCACCGGCGGGACCAACCGGGCAAGCAGTGTTCGCGCCGTGGGCGGGGAGATCGCCGATCGCGACCTGGTCGGCATGTATCTGGATGAGATCGCGCGCACGCCGCTGCTCGATGCCGCCAAGGAGGTCGAGCTGTCGCAGACCGTCGAGGCGGGCGTCTTCGCGCAGCGGATACTCGACGGCGTGGTGGAGAGCGATGCCGGCGGGGCCTCGCGCGAGGAGCTGGAGGCGCTGGTCGCCGACGGCGAGCGCGCCAAGGACGTATTCATCCGGTCCAACCTCCGACTCGTGGTAGCCGTGGCCCGCCGGTACCCGCGGGCCGGGCTTCCCCTGCTCGACCTGATCCAGGAGGGCAACGCGGGCCTGGTGCGGGCGGTCGAGAAGTTCGACTACGCCAAGGGCTTCAAGTTCTCCACGTATGCGACGTGGTGGATCCGGCAGGCCATCACCCGCTCGATAGCCGACCAGTCACGCACCATCCGGCTCCCCGTCCACCTGGTGGAGGAGCTCGGCCGGATCCGCCGGGTGCAGCGCGAGTTCAACCGCGAGCACGGGCGCGACCCGGAGCATGCGGAGATCGCCGCCGAGCTGGATTCCACCACCTCGCGAGTCGGCGACGTGCTGGACTGGGCCCGTGACCCGGTCAGCCTCAACATGTCGGTCGACGACGACGGCGACACGCAGTTCGGAGACCTCCTGGAGGACACCTCCGCGGTGTCCCCCGAGCAGTCGGTGATGACACTGCTGCGCAGCGAGGAACTGGAGGAGCTGATCGGCAGGCTCGACAACCGCACCGCCTCCATCATCCGGATGCGGTACGGAATCGAGGACGGCCGTGAGCGGACGCTGACCGAAGTGGGCAAGCAGCACGGGCTCACCAGGGAGCGAATCCGCCAGATCGAGAAGCACGCACTGCTCGAACTGAAGCGAATGGCTCACGACACGGGCTTTGACGCTGCGGCCTGA